One genomic segment of Bacteroidota bacterium includes these proteins:
- a CDS encoding cytochrome c, whose product MKLKTYILVVTCIMIYASCQQSGVQLSNDTDMLKYGQSLYGRHCISCHGDSGDAMLNNATNLTTIKKDVNDIGDVIFHGKNSMPPYKELLGEPEIRAVSLYCKSLQK is encoded by the coding sequence ATGAAACTCAAAACATATATACTTGTAGTAACATGTATAATGATTTATGCATCCTGTCAGCAATCAGGTGTGCAGTTAAGCAATGATACTGATATGTTGAAGTATGGCCAATCGCTATATGGCAGACACTGTATTTCGTGTCATGGTGATTCGGGAGATGCAATGCTTAATAATGCTACCAACCTTACCACCATTAAAAAAGATGTAAATGACATTGGAGATGTTATATTTCATGGTAAAAACAGCATGCCACCCTATAAAGAACTGCTTGGAGAGCCCGAAATAAGGGCAGTATCGCTCTACTGCAAAAGCTTGCAAAAATAA
- a CDS encoding DUF1905 domain-containing protein: MATKNKQIEFEAVLYKFDKKGEKTGWTYIEIPADLASEISEGTRKSFRVKGSIDKFKISGVALLPMGEGDFILPVNNEMRKGIGKREGAHVHVKLMTDKIAYELNADLVECLNDDEMASKTFYAMPQSHQNYYSKWVDSAKTDATKGVRISKIVIGMNRGYTFREILQMGK, from the coding sequence ATGGCTACAAAAAACAAACAAATTGAATTTGAAGCGGTACTTTATAAGTTTGACAAGAAGGGCGAGAAAACCGGTTGGACCTACATTGAAATCCCTGCCGACCTTGCTTCCGAAATTTCAGAAGGTACACGCAAATCGTTTAGGGTTAAGGGTTCAATTGATAAATTTAAAATCTCAGGGGTGGCGCTTTTACCTATGGGAGAAGGTGATTTTATATTGCCGGTAAATAATGAAATGAGAAAAGGTATTGGCAAGCGTGAGGGTGCACACGTACATGTAAAGCTAATGACCGATAAGATAGCTTATGAATTGAATGCAGATTTGGTTGAATGCCTCAACGATGATGAAATGGCTAGTAAGACATTTTATGCCATGCCTCAATCGCATCAAAATTATTATAGCAAATGGGTAGACAGCGCTAAGACAGATGCTACCAAAGGAGTTCGTATTTCTAAAATAGTAATTGGAATGAACAGAGGGTATACTTTTCGCGAAATACTTCAAATGGGAAAGTAG